A stretch of the Desulfobacter sp. genome encodes the following:
- the acs gene encoding acetate--CoA ligase has product MSKKEVVETTEAQIAVHWKEEEYYYPSSKFIGQANLTDPDIFERFSLDNFPDYFTEYAELLTWYKYWDEVLDASDAPCYKWFKGGKINASYNCIDRHLEKNKNKTAIHFVPELEEERTDHITYQELYVRVNEFASVLKNDAKLKRGDRVTIHMPMSAELPITMLACARLGVIHSVVFGGFSASACADRVVDSNSRVLITMDAYYRAGKLLNHKVNADEAVKLSAQQGQVVDTVLVWQRYPGKYSCDTPMVDGRDVFVNEALKNHFGKIIEPEQMLSEDPLFLMYTSGTTGKPKGCQHGTGGYLAYTTAMSKYIQDIHPEDVYWCMADIGWITGHSFIVYGPLALCASTVIYEGVPTYPDAGRSWRIAQQLDVNIFHTAPTAIRALRKLGPDEPAKYNYHFKHMTTVGEPIEPEVWKWYESAVGKGEAIIVDTWWQTETGGFLCSTVPGLKPMKPGSAGPGVPGIHPFILDDEGKEITETGIAGNICIRNPWPGQFQTIWGDRQRFVDTYFADICRNPESKDWKDWPYLAGDAATMSDDGYFRILGRIDDVINVSGHRLGTKEIESASLVVNEVAEAAVVPVSHDIKGKEPDLYIALKTGVEPTEALAQKISDAVCEQIGKIAKPRKVWLVPDMPKTRSGKIMRRVLGAISNRGDVGNVMTLANPEVVEEIKNMVQN; this is encoded by the coding sequence ATGAGCAAAAAAGAAGTTGTCGAAACTACGGAAGCCCAGATCGCAGTTCACTGGAAAGAAGAGGAATATTATTATCCTTCATCCAAGTTTATCGGCCAGGCCAATTTAACGGATCCAGATATTTTTGAAAGGTTCAGTCTGGACAACTTCCCGGATTATTTTACTGAATATGCCGAACTGCTCACCTGGTATAAATACTGGGATGAAGTACTTGATGCCAGTGACGCCCCTTGCTACAAATGGTTCAAAGGCGGCAAAATAAATGCATCTTATAATTGTATTGACAGACACCTAGAAAAAAATAAAAACAAAACCGCCATCCATTTTGTTCCGGAACTCGAAGAAGAGCGGACAGATCATATCACCTACCAGGAACTTTACGTCAGGGTAAACGAGTTTGCCTCTGTACTTAAAAACGATGCAAAACTCAAACGAGGAGACCGGGTCACAATTCATATGCCCATGTCAGCAGAACTTCCCATTACCATGCTGGCCTGCGCAAGGCTCGGCGTGATCCACTCTGTGGTCTTCGGCGGATTTTCAGCCTCGGCATGTGCCGACAGGGTGGTGGACTCAAATTCACGGGTGTTGATTACCATGGACGCCTATTACAGGGCAGGTAAACTGCTCAACCACAAGGTCAATGCAGATGAAGCCGTCAAACTCTCTGCCCAACAAGGCCAGGTAGTGGATACAGTTCTGGTCTGGCAGCGGTATCCTGGAAAATATTCGTGTGACACCCCAATGGTTGACGGGCGTGATGTATTTGTGAATGAGGCTTTGAAAAATCATTTCGGGAAGATCATAGAGCCCGAACAAATGCTCTCTGAAGACCCGCTTTTTCTCATGTACACCTCTGGCACCACCGGCAAGCCCAAAGGCTGCCAGCATGGTACAGGGGGCTATCTTGCCTATACCACAGCCATGTCAAAATATATTCAGGATATTCACCCTGAAGATGTCTATTGGTGCATGGCCGACATCGGCTGGATTACCGGACATTCATTTATCGTATATGGTCCCCTTGCCCTTTGCGCCTCAACCGTGATCTACGAAGGAGTGCCCACCTATCCTGATGCCGGCAGGTCTTGGCGGATTGCCCAGCAGCTGGATGTTAATATCTTCCATACAGCTCCCACAGCCATCCGGGCCTTAAGAAAACTTGGACCGGATGAACCGGCCAAATACAACTATCATTTTAAGCATATGACCACGGTGGGCGAGCCCATCGAACCGGAAGTCTGGAAATGGTATGAATCTGCCGTGGGCAAGGGGGAAGCCATTATTGTGGATACCTGGTGGCAGACGGAAACAGGGGGATTTTTATGTTCCACCGTTCCCGGACTCAAACCCATGAAACCCGGAAGCGCAGGCCCGGGTGTTCCCGGAATTCATCCTTTTATTCTGGATGATGAAGGCAAGGAAATCACAGAGACCGGAATTGCCGGAAACATTTGTATCCGCAACCCATGGCCCGGTCAGTTCCAGACCATCTGGGGTGACAGACAACGTTTTGTAGACACCTATTTTGCCGACATTTGCAGAAATCCTGAATCCAAGGACTGGAAAGACTGGCCCTATCTTGCAGGAGACGCTGCAACCATGTCAGATGACGGGTATTTTAGAATCCTTGGCAGGATTGATGATGTCATCAATGTATCCGGCCACCGCCTGGGCACCAAAGAGATTGAGTCTGCCTCCCTTGTGGTAAATGAAGTGGCTGAAGCCGCAGTTGTGCCAGTTTCTCACGATATTAAGGGAAAAGAGCCCGATCTTTATATTGCCCTTAAAACAGGCGTGGAACCCACCGAGGCCCTGGCACAGAAAATTTCCGATGCGGTGTGCGAACAGATCGGGAAAATTGCAAAACCCAGAAAGGTATGGCTGGTGCCGGATATGCCTAAAACCAGATCCGGTAAAATCATGCGCCGGGTTCTAGGGGCCATTTCAAACCGGGGGGATGTGGGCAACGTCATGACCTTGGCCAATCCTGAGGTGGTGGAAGAGATCAAAAATATGGTCCAGAATTAA
- a CDS encoding propionyl-CoA synthetase — protein MSNLYANAYDQSINDPENFWGPVAEDCFWYKKWDKVLDDTNLPFYRWFKGGQTNTCYNAVDLHVQEGRGDQDAIIYDSPVTDTIKKYTYNDLKKEVSLFAGALAAKGVSKGDRVIIYMPMIPEAVFAMLGCARLGAVHSVVFGGFAANELATRINNAKPKVIVSASCGIEVKKVIEYKPLLDEAIDLSESKPDACIILQRPQAQASMIDGRDFDWQDVMFQASPKECVPVEATDPLYILYTSGTTGEPKGVVRDNGGHMVALKWTMNAIYGVNQGDVYWAASDIGWVVGHSYIVYGPLLKGCTTIIFEGKPVGTPDASVFWRIISEHKVKTLFTAPTAFRAIKREDPAAQMMKDFDLSEFNYLFLAGERTDPDTLSWAENSLKVPVIDHWWQTETGWAIAANCVGIEQFPVKPGSPTKAAPGWNMEVLDNDGKPVSKGDIGAIVVKLPLPPGTLPTLWQNDERYKEAYLSKFPGYYETSDAGFIDQDDYIYVMARTDDIINVAGHRLSTGAMEEAIAGHPDVAECAVMGVEDQLKGQIPLGMMVLNASVDRDHSEVVKEVVQLVREKIGPVAAFKTATVVKRLPKTRSGKILRGTMRSIADKKEYKVPATIDDYAILDEIEESLGKIGYGKQA, from the coding sequence ATGTCCAATTTGTATGCGAATGCCTATGATCAGTCCATTAATGATCCTGAAAACTTCTGGGGACCTGTTGCCGAAGACTGTTTCTGGTATAAAAAATGGGACAAGGTATTGGATGACACCAATTTACCTTTTTACCGATGGTTTAAAGGGGGACAGACCAATACCTGCTATAACGCTGTGGACCTTCATGTTCAAGAAGGCCGTGGAGACCAGGATGCCATAATCTATGACAGTCCGGTCACAGATACCATAAAAAAATATACCTATAATGACCTTAAAAAAGAAGTCTCTTTATTTGCCGGTGCCCTTGCTGCAAAAGGTGTGTCCAAAGGAGATCGGGTCATTATCTACATGCCCATGATCCCTGAAGCGGTGTTTGCCATGCTGGGCTGTGCTCGGTTAGGTGCGGTTCATTCGGTGGTTTTCGGCGGATTTGCCGCCAATGAACTGGCCACCCGTATCAATAATGCCAAACCCAAGGTGATTGTCTCTGCATCCTGCGGTATTGAGGTCAAAAAAGTCATTGAATACAAGCCCTTGCTCGATGAAGCCATTGACCTCTCAGAATCCAAGCCCGATGCCTGTATTATTCTCCAGCGTCCCCAGGCCCAGGCCAGTATGATAGACGGCAGGGATTTTGACTGGCAGGATGTGATGTTTCAGGCAAGCCCCAAAGAGTGTGTACCGGTAGAGGCAACAGATCCTTTGTATATCCTTTATACGTCTGGCACCACAGGAGAACCCAAGGGGGTGGTCAGGGACAACGGCGGGCATATGGTCGCCCTCAAGTGGACCATGAACGCCATTTACGGGGTTAATCAGGGGGATGTCTATTGGGCTGCCTCTGACATCGGTTGGGTGGTGGGTCATTCGTATATTGTATACGGTCCCCTGCTCAAAGGCTGCACCACCATCATATTTGAAGGAAAACCTGTGGGCACGCCGGATGCCTCCGTATTCTGGCGAATCATATCAGAACATAAGGTCAAAACTTTATTTACAGCACCCACAGCCTTCAGGGCCATCAAGCGCGAAGATCCAGCAGCTCAGATGATGAAGGATTTTGATTTGTCAGAATTTAACTATTTGTTTCTTGCAGGAGAGCGCACCGATCCAGATACCTTGTCCTGGGCGGAGAACAGCCTGAAAGTGCCGGTCATCGATCATTGGTGGCAGACGGAAACAGGCTGGGCCATTGCTGCCAACTGCGTGGGCATAGAACAATTCCCGGTAAAACCAGGCTCTCCCACAAAAGCGGCTCCCGGATGGAATATGGAGGTATTGGACAATGATGGCAAGCCTGTATCCAAAGGGGATATCGGCGCCATTGTGGTCAAGCTTCCCTTGCCCCCGGGTACCCTGCCCACCCTGTGGCAGAATGATGAACGATATAAAGAGGCCTATTTGTCTAAATTTCCAGGTTATTATGAAACCTCGGATGCAGGCTTTATTGACCAGGACGATTATATCTATGTCATGGCCCGTACCGACGACATTATTAATGTGGCCGGCCACAGGCTGTCCACAGGGGCCATGGAAGAAGCCATTGCAGGGCATCCTGATGTGGCCGAATGCGCGGTTATGGGGGTTGAAGATCAGCTCAAGGGCCAGATCCCCTTAGGCATGATGGTGCTCAATGCCAGCGTGGACAGGGATCACAGCGAGGTGGTCAAAGAGGTGGTTCAGCTGGTCAGGGAAAAGATCGGTCCTGTGGCTGCCTTTAAAACAGCCACCGTGGTCAAACGCTTACCCAAAACCAGATCAGGTAAAATATTGAGAGGGACCATGCGGTCCATTGCAGATAAAAAAGAGTACAAAGTTCCTGCAACCATTGACGACTATGCCATCCTGGATGAAATCGAAGAGTCTTTAGGAAAGATCGGGTATGGAAAACAAGCATGA
- a CDS encoding IS256 family transposase yields the protein MTEENTEFDFQKALKGIQEGKPFTGKGGVLTSLIKNLAEAALEGELESHLGQEVSANRRNGKSKKTIKSLDGKFELETPRDRAGTFSPQIVKKHQTTLSDEIERKIIALYGLGMSYNDMASHLQEIYGLEISNATLSTITDKIIHTVKEWQARPLENVYPIVWLDAIHYKVRENGKVSSKAVYTILGVNIEGRKEVLGLYISENEGANFWLQVLTDLSNRGVKDILIACVDGLKGFPEAIETIFPDTEVQLCVVHQIRNSLKYVGSKNKKEFMADLKRVYKAVNKDLAEEELDILENKWNDKYPIVIKSWRNNWERLSHFFKYPEEIRRIIYTTNTIEAVHRQFRKLTKTKGSFPNQDSLLKLLYMGIQNASKKWTMPIQNWSLTISQLAIFFEGRLDKELGI from the coding sequence ATGACCGAAGAAAACACCGAATTTGATTTTCAAAAAGCCCTTAAAGGCATCCAGGAAGGTAAACCCTTCACAGGTAAGGGCGGCGTCCTTACATCATTAATCAAAAATCTTGCTGAAGCTGCTCTTGAAGGAGAGTTGGAGTCCCATCTCGGGCAGGAAGTTTCTGCCAACCGCCGTAATGGAAAAAGCAAAAAGACCATTAAATCCCTGGATGGTAAATTTGAGCTGGAAACCCCGCGTGACAGGGCCGGAACCTTCTCTCCACAGATCGTCAAAAAACATCAGACAACGCTCAGCGATGAAATTGAAAGAAAGATAATAGCCCTTTACGGCCTGGGCATGAGTTATAATGATATGGCTTCCCATTTACAGGAAATCTATGGACTTGAGATTTCAAATGCCACTCTGAGCACCATTACCGATAAAATCATCCATACCGTCAAAGAATGGCAGGCCAGGCCGTTGGAAAATGTGTACCCAATCGTATGGCTTGATGCCATACATTATAAAGTACGAGAAAACGGAAAGGTCAGCAGCAAAGCCGTTTACACAATTCTTGGGGTGAATATCGAGGGCCGCAAAGAGGTTCTTGGGCTGTACATATCCGAGAATGAGGGTGCGAACTTCTGGCTGCAGGTGTTAACAGACCTTTCAAACCGAGGGGTAAAAGATATCCTGATTGCCTGTGTTGATGGTCTAAAAGGTTTTCCCGAGGCCATTGAGACCATATTCCCGGACACAGAAGTTCAACTCTGCGTAGTCCACCAGATCCGAAATTCATTGAAATACGTTGGTTCCAAAAATAAAAAGGAATTTATGGCAGATCTAAAACGTGTTTATAAAGCGGTCAATAAGGATCTGGCCGAAGAAGAACTGGATATCTTGGAAAATAAATGGAATGACAAATACCCGATTGTGATAAAATCCTGGCGGAACAACTGGGAACGCCTCAGTCATTTCTTTAAATATCCAGAAGAGATTCGACGGATAATATACACCACAAATACCATTGAGGCTGTGCATCGACAGTTTCGAAAACTGACCAAAACAAAGGGATCATTCCCGAACCAGGACAGCCTGTTAAAGCTGCTTTACATGGGGATCCAGAACGCCAGTAAAAAATGGACAATGCCGATTCAAAATTGGTCACTGACAATTTCCCAGTTGGCAATTTTCTTTGAAGGCCGGCTGGATAAAGAGCTGGGAATTTGA
- a CDS encoding DUF748 domain-containing protein, with translation MNKYRYVKPLLYSLACLVVIYSVLGFFGVPYAARKIIVNSIDQTLDRKAVIQNVQFNPYTLELFINGLKIQGKEQADLLSIEKIHFDLSVLSLFKMAPVVSDIDLHSPQIFLRLNKNNRLNISDLIQNFENDSLTKEADKSQDTTEFKFSLANINIKNAGVQFIDSTQDLTHKIEAFNLEIPLLTNLDKKKSAVAGLRFLLNQAQINSNFNSLVFDPSQASKMSLSIKNFDPEVYLNYLNLPKGVTFVRPGLFDLDLEARYTRAEKGKHPGGNQVLELKVRVSGQDLDLRMLGDQPLFSCPNLKLEAGCANLFSKELTIKNLVMKGAHIYLKRGADGRLNLDFTDPGARPSPLKEDQDLADSSALAFPVSVKILQASVEDGSFDFKDEKVEPGFSTRLSNLDARLKNVDMGPEISGEFDLSFLTEREEKVSTQGNFLVEKDYKIQGSLNLENIWPDKYVPYYSAYTGKNLSLGNTDISAGFVFSTTQGIPDLEIINGSLGVDDLKILDKTAPAMDINRLEVNDINLDLGQKQVQVKEILTREGRFNLIRDSQGKINLLTRLDPGRPVKETEQNPSDEKKPSQRGVDAWSLEIGRFLLEKYQVTFSDLGLQKPVQIQVSDIGALATNLSTSENQKADIKGALTFQEKGRMAFKGDLLLSRPSASIDFNLAQMDLTPFEPYFTEKLNILIAKGQMMSKGRLFVDMDKANAPKIRFKGKAALNDFESKNKTDGKDLFKCKSLHFSGMDIALNPIQVMVQKIALTDFYQQVIISKTGQLNLSNILAETQKGSSPEKKTNSNSSKSKQIPKINIKAITLQGGQINFNDFFNQPHFSANMTQIAGSVSGLGSSEKAPAQINLKGIHKTQSSLDITGSFDLFKPEKSADFSVSFKNIELPQFNAYAVKYIGYEIQKGKLILDLNYHIQGNKLVSTNNLFFDQLTLGKQVTSPDATSLPIPLAISLLKNAEGEIDLDLPIQGQLDDPEFDYGRVVVTTFKNLILSVVTAPFKFLGSLVGLGDNGELGFVEFVPGTSNLDQKNKDKIDQLVKILIEKERLNLEIKGQFDLTNDGEQIRILKLKALLVSMMSEKNIDPDTLSREKRNQLIEKAYGLALFPKPRDEAGLEKKISPLEKEKLLITHFKVGQKELKNLGQLRSQEVRDYILSSEKIEPERLFLDAPGRVDQEEESFGRVKTLFVIK, from the coding sequence ATGAACAAATACAGATACGTGAAACCATTGCTCTATTCGCTCGCCTGTCTGGTGGTAATTTATTCTGTTCTTGGTTTTTTTGGGGTTCCCTATGCCGCCAGAAAAATAATTGTCAATTCAATAGACCAGACCCTTGACCGCAAGGCTGTTATCCAGAACGTCCAGTTTAACCCCTATACTTTGGAATTGTTTATTAACGGGTTAAAGATTCAGGGAAAAGAACAGGCCGATCTTTTATCCATAGAGAAAATTCATTTTGATCTCTCTGTGCTTTCATTGTTCAAAATGGCTCCGGTGGTCTCAGACATTGACCTGCACAGCCCCCAAATTTTTTTAAGGCTCAACAAGAATAATCGGTTGAACATATCTGATTTGATTCAAAATTTTGAAAATGATTCTTTAACAAAAGAGGCGGATAAATCACAGGACACAACAGAATTCAAGTTTTCACTGGCCAATATAAACATTAAAAATGCAGGGGTGCAGTTTATAGATTCAACCCAGGATCTGACCCATAAAATTGAAGCCTTTAACCTTGAAATTCCCCTTTTAACCAATTTGGACAAGAAAAAGTCAGCCGTTGCCGGACTCCGTTTTTTATTGAACCAGGCACAAATTAATTCAAATTTCAACTCCCTGGTCTTTGATCCTTCCCAAGCCTCAAAAATGAGTTTAAGCATTAAAAATTTTGACCCGGAGGTTTATTTAAACTACCTGAACCTTCCAAAGGGCGTGACATTTGTCCGGCCCGGGCTTTTTGACCTGGATCTGGAAGCCCGTTATACCCGGGCTGAAAAAGGGAAACATCCAGGCGGAAACCAGGTCCTTGAATTAAAGGTCCGGGTTTCAGGACAAGACCTGGACCTGCGTATGCTTGGGGACCAGCCGTTGTTCTCCTGCCCAAATCTTAAGCTTGAAGCAGGGTGCGCCAATCTGTTTTCAAAAGAGCTTACAATCAAAAACCTGGTGATGAAAGGGGCCCATATTTATTTAAAAAGAGGGGCTGACGGCCGGTTAAATCTTGATTTTACAGACCCTGGGGCCAGGCCCTCTCCTTTAAAGGAAGATCAGGATTTGGCGGATTCATCAGCTTTGGCCTTTCCTGTATCCGTTAAAATACTTCAGGCGTCTGTTGAAGACGGCTCTTTTGATTTCAAAGATGAAAAAGTTGAGCCTGGTTTTTCCACTCGTCTTTCCAACCTGGACGCTCGCCTTAAAAATGTGGACATGGGCCCGGAAATATCAGGCGAGTTTGACCTGAGCTTTTTAACCGAGCGCGAAGAAAAGGTCTCAACCCAGGGTAATTTTTTAGTAGAAAAGGATTATAAAATTCAAGGCAGCCTTAATCTTGAAAATATTTGGCCGGATAAATATGTCCCGTATTACAGCGCCTATACCGGGAAAAATTTAAGTTTGGGCAACACAGATATCAGTGCCGGATTTGTTTTTTCAACTACCCAAGGCATACCCGACCTAGAGATTATAAATGGCAGCCTCGGGGTTGATGACTTAAAAATATTGGACAAAACCGCTCCGGCCATGGATATTAACAGGCTTGAGGTCAATGATATTAACCTGGATCTGGGGCAAAAACAGGTCCAAGTTAAAGAGATCCTCACAAGGGAGGGAAGGTTTAATCTCATAAGAGATTCTCAAGGCAAAATTAATCTTTTGACCCGCCTGGATCCTGGCAGGCCTGTGAAAGAAACAGAGCAGAATCCATCCGATGAGAAGAAACCTTCTCAAAGAGGTGTAGATGCCTGGTCCCTTGAAATAGGGCGGTTTCTTCTTGAAAAATACCAGGTGACATTTTCAGACCTTGGGCTCCAAAAGCCTGTTCAAATACAGGTGTCAGATATTGGGGCCCTTGCCACCAACCTGTCAACCTCAGAGAATCAAAAGGCGGATATCAAGGGGGCCTTAACTTTTCAGGAAAAAGGCCGGATGGCGTTTAAAGGAGATCTTTTACTTTCCAGGCCGAGCGCCAGTATAGATTTTAACCTGGCTCAAATGGATTTAACCCCCTTTGAGCCGTATTTTACAGAGAAACTTAATATTCTGATTGCCAAGGGCCAAATGATGTCCAAGGGTCGCCTTTTTGTTGATATGGACAAGGCAAATGCCCCTAAAATCCGGTTCAAAGGAAAAGCCGCACTCAATGATTTTGAATCCAAAAATAAAACAGATGGCAAAGATCTGTTTAAATGCAAGTCCCTGCATTTTTCCGGGATGGATATTGCTTTGAATCCAATTCAAGTCATGGTTCAAAAAATAGCATTAACCGATTTTTATCAACAGGTCATTATCTCAAAAACAGGGCAGTTAAATCTCAGCAACATCCTGGCAGAAACACAAAAAGGGTCTTCGCCTGAAAAAAAGACGAATTCAAATTCTTCAAAATCAAAGCAAATTCCAAAGATCAACATCAAGGCCATTACCCTTCAGGGCGGGCAGATTAATTTTAATGATTTTTTTAATCAACCCCATTTTAGTGCGAATATGACCCAGATTGCCGGCAGTGTTTCCGGGCTTGGCTCATCGGAAAAAGCCCCTGCTCAAATCAACCTTAAAGGAATTCATAAAACCCAGTCTTCCCTGGACATTACAGGATCCTTTGACCTGTTTAAACCGGAAAAATCTGCTGATTTTTCAGTCTCTTTTAAAAACATTGAATTGCCCCAATTCAACGCTTATGCTGTCAAGTATATTGGGTATGAAATACAAAAGGGCAAACTCATACTCGACCTTAACTATCATATTCAAGGCAATAAGCTTGTCTCCACCAATAATCTTTTCTTTGATCAACTGACCCTGGGCAAACAAGTGACAAGCCCTGATGCCACATCCTTACCCATACCTCTTGCCATTTCCCTTTTGAAAAACGCAGAGGGTGAAATTGATTTGGACCTGCCCATTCAAGGACAATTGGATGATCCGGAGTTTGACTATGGCCGGGTTGTGGTGACCACCTTTAAAAATTTAATTCTTTCGGTTGTGACGGCTCCTTTTAAATTTCTTGGGTCCCTGGTCGGACTGGGAGACAACGGAGAACTGGGATTTGTTGAATTTGTTCCCGGAACTTCAAACTTGGATCAAAAGAATAAAGATAAAATTGACCAGCTTGTCAAAATTTTGATTGAAAAAGAACGCCTTAATCTTGAAATTAAAGGTCAATTTGACCTGACAAACGACGGTGAGCAGATTCGAATTTTAAAACTTAAGGCATTGCTGGTCTCCATGATGTCTGAAAAAAACATAGATCCTGATACCCTTTCCCGGGAAAAGCGAAATCAACTCATTGAAAAAGCTTACGGGCTTGCACTGTTTCCAAAACCAAGGGATGAAGCAGGGCTTGAAAAAAAGATTTCCCCCCTTGAAAAAGAAAAACTGCTCATTACCCATTTTAAGGTGGGGCAAAAAGAGTTAAAGAATCTTGGACAGCTTCGCAGCCAAGAGGTCAGGGATTATATTCTCAGTTCGGAAAAAATTGAACCAGAACGTCTGTTTCTGGATGCCCCTGGGCGCGTAGACCAGGAAGAAGAATCCTTTGGCAGGGTCAAGACCTTGTTCGTAATAAAATAA
- a CDS encoding UbiD family decarboxylase → MKFDSLKSTIDYLEKQGEVARIDHEVDPYLEMAEITRQVNRAGGPALLFTRVKHSKFYALSNLFGTWERTLKIFEPQMDRVRALVELKSDPGRWLKSPFSGVKAAKALVHALPVKTPSRLGPCAKTTIDRLPLIQCWPKDGGAFVLLPQVFSREPGFNSMLRSNLGMYRIQLSGNDYETNRDIGIHYQIHRGISIHHKKALELNQPLKVSIFIGGPPAHTLAAVMPLPENIPEVAFAGALAGRNFRYSERQGFIISNDADFCITGFIVPGATKPEGPFGDHLGYYSQVHEFPYLKVVSVFHRPGAIFPFTVVGRPPQEDSIFGRLIHEITRSAVSDALPGVVAVNAVDEAGVHPLLLAKAHERYIPYEKRKPRELLTHANAILGTGQLSLAKYLFICAHEDNEKLEVNDEKAFLIHMLERMDFSRDLHFITKTTMDTLDYSGSGLNQGSKVIMAAAGPKLRTLDSGFPSGLSLGDGFSHPVCATPGMVVVKGPQFSSYERAEQEIRTFKSGLERTCGLEGLPLFVLVDDPGFAGKTFANFLWVTFLRSNPSHDIYGIDETQEYKHWGCKGPLIIDARIKPFHAAALEPDPDVEKKVKELGKINGPLFGLI, encoded by the coding sequence ATGAAATTTGACTCGTTAAAATCAACAATAGACTATCTTGAGAAACAAGGGGAGGTTGCACGCATTGACCATGAGGTGGATCCTTATCTTGAAATGGCTGAAATCACACGCCAGGTCAATCGTGCCGGGGGGCCGGCCCTCTTGTTCACCCGGGTAAAGCATTCCAAGTTTTATGCCCTGTCCAACCTTTTCGGGACCTGGGAAAGAACCCTTAAGATTTTTGAACCCCAGATGGACAGGGTCAGGGCATTGGTTGAATTAAAGTCTGATCCCGGCAGATGGTTGAAATCGCCTTTTTCCGGGGTAAAAGCTGCCAAGGCCCTGGTGCATGCACTTCCCGTCAAAACACCATCCCGCCTGGGGCCTTGTGCAAAAACCACCATTGATCGCCTGCCCTTGATTCAATGCTGGCCCAAAGACGGGGGTGCCTTTGTGCTTCTGCCCCAGGTCTTTTCAAGGGAGCCCGGGTTTAACTCCATGCTCAGATCAAATCTGGGGATGTACAGGATTCAACTATCGGGAAATGACTATGAGACCAACCGTGACATCGGGATTCACTATCAGATTCACCGGGGGATTTCCATCCACCATAAAAAGGCTTTGGAGTTGAACCAACCCTTAAAGGTCTCTATTTTTATCGGCGGACCGCCTGCCCATACCTTGGCAGCTGTAATGCCGCTGCCGGAAAATATACCGGAAGTCGCGTTTGCCGGCGCACTTGCCGGACGTAATTTTCGGTATAGTGAAAGACAGGGGTTTATTATTTCAAATGATGCAGATTTTTGTATTACAGGGTTTATCGTTCCAGGCGCCACCAAACCCGAAGGGCCTTTTGGAGATCATCTTGGGTATTATTCACAGGTCCATGAGTTTCCATATCTAAAGGTGGTTTCGGTTTTTCACAGACCCGGAGCCATTTTCCCGTTTACCGTGGTGGGACGGCCGCCCCAGGAAGACTCTATTTTTGGGCGGCTTATCCATGAAATTACCCGCAGTGCAGTCTCAGATGCCCTGCCGGGTGTTGTGGCCGTCAATGCCGTGGATGAGGCCGGGGTTCATCCCCTGCTTTTGGCCAAAGCCCATGAACGGTATATCCCCTATGAAAAAAGAAAACCCAGAGAGCTGCTCACCCATGCCAATGCCATCCTTGGCACAGGACAGCTTTCCCTTGCCAAATATTTGTTTATCTGTGCCCACGAGGACAATGAAAAACTTGAGGTCAATGATGAAAAGGCCTTTTTGATCCATATGCTTGAACGTATGGATTTTTCCAGGGATCTGCATTTTATCACCAAAACCACCATGGATACCCTGGATTATTCCGGATCAGGCCTTAACCAGGGCTCTAAGGTCATTATGGCAGCGGCCGGACCCAAACTTCGAACCCTTGACTCCGGGTTTCCTTCCGGCCTGTCATTGGGGGATGGATTTTCCCATCCTGTGTGCGCCACTCCCGGAATGGTGGTGGTCAAAGGACCCCAATTTTCATCCTATGAACGGGCTGAACAAGAGATCCGCACATTTAAAAGCGGTCTTGAAAGAACCTGCGGACTTGAGGGCCTGCCCCTATTTGTTCTTGTGGATGATCCTGGGTTTGCCGGAAAAACCTTTGCCAATTTTCTCTGGGTTACTTTTTTACGGTCCAACCCTTCCCACGACATATACGGAATAGATGAGACCCAGGAATATAAGCATTGGGGATGTAAAGGGCCTTTGATCATTGATGCCCGGATCAAGCCCTTTCATGCGGCCGCCCTTGAACCCGATCCTGATGTGGAAAAAAAGGTCAAGGAACTTGGTAAAATAAATGGCCCGCTTTTCGGGTTGATCTAA